The following are from one region of the Cyanobium sp. ATX 6F1 genome:
- a CDS encoding thioredoxin family protein yields the protein MATVIKFSSVDCGTCHRMAHYDAKVASELGLEFVSVMLQDTTTYHKYRPVLLSQYPNKEGMGWPTYLVVSDPEGSFEVHGEVKGGLPKGEFRERLAVAAGLPSPVA from the coding sequence ATGGCCACCGTGATCAAGTTCAGCTCCGTGGATTGCGGCACCTGCCACCGCATGGCCCACTACGACGCCAAGGTGGCTTCCGAACTGGGTCTGGAGTTCGTGAGCGTGATGCTCCAGGACACCACGACCTACCACAAGTACCGCCCGGTGCTGCTCAGCCAGTACCCCAACAAGGAGGGGATGGGCTGGCCCACCTACCTGGTGGTGAGCGATCCGGAGGGCAGCTTCGAGGTCCACGGCGAAGTGAAAGGCGGACTGCCCAAAGGGGAGTTCCGCGAACGCCTGGCGGTCGCAGCCGGTCTTCCCAGCCCGGTTGCCTGA
- a CDS encoding cytochrome P450: MGLLNAWDFQIPIGGIRFFGFNLFLVNQPAAVRRLMVEQVEQFPKHPFTLWVLQPLIGRAIFSVNGTEWERQRRLVDQAFQVAQLQRVFPQMEAATHDLIARLDPLADGRTVGIDAEMTLVAADVIVRTILSRPLAGPEAAVIFEDFSRYQRRAGQAVMLRLLRLPQSLLNRYLATHARRIRVWIRQAIEARLSGSAPGQAASSQDLLQALLEARDPLTGSSFSLEELVDQVCFLFLAGHETSASALAMAVYLLSQVPEAQGRLRQEVTAALAGQNGPLGFEALRQLPYGAALFNETLRLYPPVSFFMREAQLTTNLLDQRCPVGSLLTISPWVIQRHEQHWSDPNSFRPERFLADQASTEERRMAREAFLPFGLGPRKCPGAAFALQEALLVLAELVRRYEILPDPGHSPELVARLTLRSVNGVRVKLRRL, translated from the coding sequence TTGGGCCTGCTGAATGCCTGGGATTTTCAGATTCCGATCGGCGGGATTCGGTTCTTCGGGTTCAACCTGTTCCTGGTCAATCAGCCCGCGGCTGTCCGTCGGCTGATGGTGGAGCAGGTGGAGCAATTTCCGAAGCATCCGTTCACGCTCTGGGTGCTCCAGCCCCTGATCGGCCGGGCGATCTTCTCAGTGAACGGAACGGAGTGGGAGCGGCAACGGCGCCTGGTGGATCAGGCGTTCCAGGTGGCCCAGCTGCAGCGAGTGTTCCCCCAGATGGAGGCGGCCACCCATGATCTGATCGCGCGGCTCGACCCCCTGGCTGATGGCCGCACCGTGGGGATCGACGCCGAGATGACCCTGGTGGCCGCCGATGTGATCGTTCGCACAATTTTGTCGCGGCCGCTGGCGGGGCCTGAGGCGGCTGTGATCTTTGAAGACTTCTCGCGCTACCAACGACGGGCCGGTCAAGCGGTGATGTTGCGCTTGTTGCGTCTGCCCCAGAGTTTGCTCAATCGCTACCTGGCCACCCATGCCCGGCGGATCAGAGTCTGGATCCGCCAGGCGATCGAGGCGCGCCTCTCTGGTTCCGCCCCTGGCCAGGCAGCGAGCAGCCAGGATCTGCTCCAGGCCCTGCTGGAGGCCCGCGATCCGCTCACAGGCAGTTCCTTCAGCCTGGAGGAGTTGGTCGATCAGGTCTGCTTTCTCTTTCTGGCGGGCCATGAAACCTCCGCCAGTGCCCTGGCCATGGCGGTGTATCTGCTGTCCCAGGTTCCGGAGGCGCAGGGGCGCCTGCGGCAAGAGGTGACGGCGGCCCTGGCGGGTCAGAACGGCCCCCTGGGCTTCGAGGCCCTACGCCAGCTGCCCTACGGAGCGGCCCTGTTCAACGAAACCCTCAGGCTCTACCCCCCCGTGAGCTTTTTCATGCGTGAAGCCCAGCTGACCACCAACCTGCTCGATCAGCGCTGCCCTGTGGGCTCCCTGTTGACCATCTCCCCCTGGGTGATCCAGCGGCACGAGCAGCACTGGAGCGATCCGAACAGCTTTCGACCCGAGCGTTTCCTGGCCGACCAGGCCAGCACCGAGGAGCGCCGAATGGCGCGGGAGGCATTCCTGCCCTTCGGCCTCGGGCCGCGCAAGTGCCCCGGTGCGGCCTTCGCCCTGCAAGAGGCGCTGCTGGTGCTGGCCGAACTGGTGCGCCGCTACGAGATCCTGCCGGATCCAGGCCACAGTCCCGAGCTGGTGGCGCGGTTGACCTTGCGCTCCGTCAATGGGGTGCGGGTGAAGCTGCGGCGCTTGTGA
- a CDS encoding MGDG synthase family glycosyltransferase: protein MRVLIYTSSSGTAHDAAAEAIAEWLKILAPTVEVKIDSVLENASWVARAGTDLYNWIQRRAPWLHQIYWRLLEFEDHAKPGTVIYGHRYLVRTLRSQGPDLLISTHPHINRGHFDLAKRVVGTQLRCVTCCTELDGGFGFTRNWVSPKADGFWAITEEVAEEVRHRGYPPERIAVLGPLLHPPFHDDQRLTSLESSSDPPVLPLLVLGSGSNGANNHEAQLNALLPFSGRLRVVALCGKRAGVVEQLHDWARAHPGLPVQALGFQGPAEMVELYREAWAMVARPGARTATEALALGCPLIFNCHGVTMPQELLALRYFQARDLQLSIRKPGDLANHVGRLLDDPAAYHAWRQRYSKARLSSDPLAVVRYLLPDALMQV, encoded by the coding sequence ATGCGCGTGCTGATTTACACCTCAAGCTCAGGAACGGCCCATGACGCCGCTGCCGAAGCGATTGCCGAATGGCTCAAGATCCTGGCCCCCACGGTTGAGGTGAAGATCGATTCTGTGCTGGAGAATGCTAGCTGGGTGGCCCGCGCCGGGACCGATCTCTATAATTGGATTCAACGCCGAGCGCCGTGGCTGCATCAGATTTACTGGCGACTTTTGGAGTTTGAAGATCATGCCAAACCTGGCACAGTTATTTACGGCCACAGGTACCTGGTGCGCACCCTCCGTAGCCAGGGGCCCGATTTACTGATCTCCACTCATCCCCACATCAATCGGGGCCACTTTGATTTGGCCAAGCGGGTGGTTGGCACCCAGTTGCGTTGTGTTACGTGCTGCACCGAGTTGGATGGGGGCTTTGGCTTCACCCGCAATTGGGTAAGCCCTAAGGCTGATGGTTTCTGGGCGATTACTGAGGAGGTGGCGGAGGAAGTGCGGCACCGAGGTTATCCGCCCGAACGTATTGCGGTGCTCGGTCCGTTGTTGCATCCGCCCTTCCATGACGACCAGCGACTGACCTCTTTAGAGTCGTCCAGTGATCCGCCCGTTCTGCCCCTGCTGGTGCTTGGCAGCGGTTCCAACGGTGCCAACAATCACGAGGCGCAGCTCAATGCGTTGCTCCCTTTCTCTGGTCGTCTGAGGGTGGTAGCCCTCTGCGGCAAGCGGGCTGGGGTGGTGGAGCAACTACACGACTGGGCCCGTGCTCATCCGGGTCTGCCCGTGCAGGCATTGGGATTTCAGGGTCCAGCGGAGATGGTTGAGCTCTACCGGGAGGCCTGGGCGATGGTGGCCCGGCCGGGCGCGCGCACGGCCACCGAGGCTCTTGCCCTGGGCTGTCCGCTCATCTTTAATTGCCATGGAGTGACCATGCCCCAAGAGTTGTTGGCTCTTCGCTATTTCCAAGCGCGTGATCTGCAGCTTTCGATTCGCAAGCCCGGTGATCTTGCCAATCATGTTGGACGCTTGCTTGATGACCCTGCCGCTTATCACGCCTGGCGGCAGCGCTATTCCAAGGCCCGCCTCAGCTCTGACCCTCTGGCCGTGGTGCGCTATCTCCTTCCTGATGCATTGATGCAGGTCTGA
- a CDS encoding fatty acyl-AMP ligase, which produces MIEPPAGSWPWPPAGCGGGGLTKQPVQTLVDLLRYRARHQPECVAYVFLSDGEREAEEITYLQLDQQARRIGAWLQVCEPGSEAVGLLYQPGLSFIEAFFGCLYAGLVAIPLQTPPGLKRLEGLSAILRDAGTSLVLTRSDILETLQKGATTCEWARPLRWLATDHLTGDQDPSWHHPDRSVDSAAFYQYTSGTTGAPRGVVVSHANVLANEELIRQAFQHDQSTMGMGWLPHFHDMGLIGNILQMLYIGRPCILMSPFHFIQRPFRWLQAISHYRATSSGGPNFAYELCVQKIRDDQREQLDLSSWTLAFTGAETVRWDTIRRFSDRFAGCGFNPQAFYPCYGLAEATLFVTGIRDRRPIVVKTVSRPDLMVNRVVPSTAPSDQSLTIVGCGREGLHHQVLIVDPLNRARCPADRVGEIWVQGASVARGYRNRGLETEQTFSATLADSGMGPFLRTGDLGFIQDDNLFITGRIKDIIILQGKTLYPHEIELTVERCFSGLQSGGGAAFSLEGEGSEQVVVVQEIEGKALRSIHLIQCTETIRRRVLSVHGVRVQAVVLIRPATIPRTTSGKVRRADCRSEFLSGSLAVVHSWILPSAQSERVAVSADLLGLGE; this is translated from the coding sequence GTGATCGAGCCGCCCGCTGGTTCCTGGCCCTGGCCGCCTGCTGGCTGTGGGGGGGGAGGGCTGACAAAACAGCCCGTTCAGACCCTGGTCGATCTCCTTCGCTACAGGGCTCGGCACCAGCCAGAGTGCGTGGCTTACGTCTTTTTGAGCGATGGAGAGCGGGAGGCGGAGGAAATCACCTACCTCCAACTTGATCAACAAGCCCGACGGATCGGCGCTTGGTTGCAGGTCTGTGAGCCTGGATCTGAGGCGGTTGGTCTGCTTTATCAACCAGGTCTGAGCTTCATCGAGGCTTTCTTCGGTTGCCTCTACGCCGGCCTCGTGGCGATCCCGCTTCAAACGCCACCAGGCTTGAAGAGGCTCGAAGGCCTCTCGGCGATCCTCCGCGATGCCGGCACCAGCTTGGTCTTGACCCGTTCCGACATTCTGGAGACCCTGCAAAAGGGTGCCACCACCTGCGAATGGGCGCGGCCGCTGCGTTGGCTGGCCACCGATCACCTCACTGGGGACCAGGATCCCAGCTGGCATCATCCCGATCGTTCCGTTGATTCCGCGGCGTTCTACCAATACACCTCGGGTACCACCGGCGCCCCCAGGGGGGTTGTGGTGTCCCACGCCAATGTTCTTGCCAACGAAGAGCTGATCCGGCAGGCCTTTCAGCATGATCAGAGCACCATGGGAATGGGCTGGCTCCCCCATTTTCATGACATGGGTTTGATCGGAAACATTTTGCAGATGCTTTATATTGGCAGGCCTTGCATTCTGATGTCTCCTTTTCACTTCATCCAGAGGCCATTCAGGTGGCTGCAGGCAATCAGTCACTACAGGGCAACGAGCAGTGGTGGCCCTAACTTTGCCTATGAATTGTGTGTTCAGAAGATCAGAGACGACCAGCGTGAGCAATTGGATCTGAGCAGCTGGACCCTTGCCTTCACGGGCGCAGAAACTGTTCGATGGGATACGATCCGGCGTTTTTCAGATCGCTTTGCTGGTTGTGGATTTAATCCCCAAGCCTTCTATCCATGCTATGGCTTGGCCGAAGCTACGCTCTTTGTCACAGGGATCAGGGATCGGAGGCCGATCGTTGTGAAAACCGTCAGCCGGCCGGATCTGATGGTCAACCGGGTTGTGCCCTCCACGGCTCCCTCTGACCAGAGCCTCACCATCGTGGGCTGCGGGCGTGAGGGTCTTCATCATCAGGTTCTGATCGTCGATCCCTTGAATCGAGCCCGTTGCCCTGCCGATCGGGTTGGAGAAATCTGGGTTCAAGGAGCGAGTGTGGCCAGGGGCTACCGGAATCGCGGGCTCGAAACAGAGCAAACCTTTTCAGCCACATTGGCTGATTCTGGGATGGGTCCATTCCTTCGAACAGGAGACCTGGGATTCATACAGGATGACAACCTCTTCATTACCGGACGGATCAAGGACATTATCATTCTCCAAGGGAAAACCTTGTATCCCCATGAGATCGAGCTGACCGTTGAGCGCTGCTTCAGCGGCTTGCAGTCTGGTGGTGGGGCGGCGTTCTCCCTGGAGGGGGAGGGAAGTGAGCAGGTGGTCGTTGTTCAGGAAATTGAGGGGAAGGCGCTCCGGTCGATTCATTTGATCCAATGCACCGAGACAATCCGCCGGCGCGTTCTCTCCGTGCATGGTGTCCGTGTCCAGGCGGTGGTTTTGATCAGGCCCGCCACGATCCCCAGGACAACGAGTGGCAAAGTCAGACGGGCTGACTGTCGGAGTGAGTTTCTCAGTGGGAGTCTTGCTGTCGTTCATTCCTGGATCCTGCCCTCAGCCCAATCAGAACGGGTGGCCGTCTCCGCAGACCTTCTGGGGCTGGGGGAGTGA
- a CDS encoding acyl carrier protein, giving the protein MATAITAQDIDTWLIHYLADLLEVPVDTIDPTANFQELGLDSSLAISLTGDLEEWLGRRINPTLLYNYTTIESLSGGLAEEIASTSLS; this is encoded by the coding sequence ATGGCTACTGCAATCACGGCGCAAGATATCGATACCTGGTTAATCCATTATCTTGCGGATCTTCTTGAAGTGCCTGTAGACACGATTGATCCCACGGCCAACTTTCAAGAATTGGGATTGGACTCCTCCTTGGCAATCAGTTTGACGGGCGATCTGGAAGAGTGGTTAGGACGCAGGATCAATCCGACCCTTCTTTATAATTACACGACAATTGAAAGTCTCAGTGGTGGCCTTGCTGAGGAGATCGCGTCAACTTCTTTAAGCTAG
- the selD gene encoding selenide, water dikinase SelD, with product MTPAPAPQRQLLLAGGGHSHALVLKRWVMHPQHRPKVCRITLVSRASTALYSGMVPGLVAGLYLREACAIDLRRLCRLAGVSFVRAEILGLELEQRELVLEGRPPLRWDLLSLDLGAETAAVGAGEIAVKPLEPFLDWCAGLGTGASGEAAELRILGGGAAAVELALALQRRVRPRLMLRGEGLHLGSRAANACGERLLGRAGILVERHAEAPEAVGAAAGAEPALACTGSRAPGWLAASGLAADPATGRLLTETSLQVVGHPAVFASGDCALISDAPRPPSGVWAVRAAPVLAANLERRMAQPPRPLRRWRPQRWALQLLGDGGALSDQPQALAFWGPFALGPSSLLWRWKEQIDRRFMEGFAALGAMTGGSEEQATAMACRGCAAKLAAAPLGKALARLDPGATSDPEDALVVGPTAEGGLLLQSLDGFPALVDDPWLNARLTTLHACSDLWACGARVHSVQALVTLPRLGETLQEELLLQTLAGVRAVLEPMEAQLIGGHSLQRLDAGEELSLALTVNGQAPPGRFWTKGGLRPGDALLLSRPIGSGVLFAAAQAGAARPEWIDGALALMGQSQAALVELLAGFEVHACTDVTGFGLLGHLGEMVQASRRVDPQLTVALEAAAVPALEGALELLGLGFASSLAPANASALALLEGPIQWVDSCAPDGVSRRAQEGLLIDPQTSGPLLVALPGSQAPEALQTLRGAGFPQAAVIGRVAGA from the coding sequence GTGACGCCTGCCCCCGCGCCCCAGCGTCAGCTGCTCCTGGCGGGCGGTGGCCACAGCCATGCCCTGGTGTTGAAGCGCTGGGTGATGCATCCCCAGCACCGGCCGAAGGTCTGCCGCATCACCCTGGTGAGCCGCGCCAGCACGGCGCTGTATTCCGGGATGGTGCCGGGCCTGGTGGCGGGGCTCTACCTGCGCGAGGCCTGCGCCATCGACCTGCGGCGGCTCTGCCGCCTGGCGGGGGTGAGCTTCGTGCGGGCCGAAATCCTTGGCCTGGAGCTGGAGCAGCGGGAGCTGGTCCTGGAAGGCCGGCCGCCCCTGCGCTGGGATCTGCTCAGCCTCGATCTGGGCGCCGAGACAGCGGCCGTAGGGGCGGGCGAGATCGCTGTGAAGCCCTTGGAACCGTTTTTGGACTGGTGCGCGGGCTTGGGCACAGGCGCTTCCGGGGAAGCGGCGGAGCTGCGGATCCTGGGGGGCGGCGCCGCGGCGGTGGAGCTGGCCCTGGCCCTGCAGCGCAGGGTTCGCCCGCGGCTGATGCTGCGGGGCGAGGGATTGCACCTGGGTTCAAGGGCCGCCAACGCCTGCGGCGAGCGGCTGTTGGGGCGGGCGGGGATCCTGGTCGAGCGGCATGCCGAAGCACCCGAGGCGGTAGGTGCTGCAGCAGGCGCGGAGCCCGCCCTCGCCTGCACCGGCAGCAGGGCCCCTGGCTGGCTGGCGGCCTCGGGGCTGGCCGCTGATCCAGCCACGGGGCGCCTGCTCACGGAGACCAGCCTGCAGGTGGTCGGGCATCCCGCTGTGTTCGCCAGCGGTGACTGCGCCCTGATCTCGGACGCACCTCGGCCCCCCTCGGGGGTCTGGGCGGTGCGAGCGGCTCCGGTGCTGGCCGCCAACCTGGAGCGCCGGATGGCACAGCCGCCACGCCCATTGCGCCGCTGGCGCCCCCAACGCTGGGCCCTGCAGCTACTCGGCGATGGCGGGGCGCTTTCGGATCAACCCCAGGCACTGGCCTTCTGGGGTCCCTTCGCCCTGGGGCCCTCGTCCCTGCTCTGGCGCTGGAAGGAGCAGATCGACCGGCGCTTCATGGAGGGCTTCGCGGCCCTGGGGGCGATGACGGGCGGCTCCGAAGAACAAGCGACAGCCATGGCCTGCCGGGGCTGCGCCGCCAAGCTCGCCGCCGCCCCCCTGGGCAAGGCCCTCGCCCGCCTCGATCCAGGGGCGACCTCCGACCCCGAGGACGCCCTGGTGGTGGGCCCAACGGCCGAGGGCGGCCTGTTGTTGCAAAGCCTCGATGGCTTTCCGGCCCTGGTGGACGACCCCTGGCTGAACGCCCGGCTCACCACCCTGCACGCCTGCTCTGACCTGTGGGCCTGCGGCGCCCGGGTGCACTCCGTGCAGGCGCTGGTGACCCTGCCGCGACTCGGAGAGACTCTTCAAGAGGAGCTGCTGCTGCAAACCCTGGCCGGGGTGCGAGCGGTCCTGGAACCCATGGAAGCCCAGCTCATTGGCGGCCACAGCTTGCAGCGCCTGGATGCGGGCGAGGAACTGAGCCTGGCGCTGACGGTGAACGGGCAGGCCCCGCCCGGGCGTTTCTGGACCAAGGGGGGCCTGCGGCCGGGCGATGCGCTGCTGCTGAGCCGGCCGATCGGCAGCGGCGTGCTGTTCGCCGCCGCCCAGGCGGGCGCGGCCCGGCCCGAATGGATCGATGGGGCGCTGGCGCTGATGGGCCAGAGCCAGGCAGCGCTGGTGGAGCTGCTGGCGGGCTTCGAGGTGCACGCCTGCACCGACGTGACCGGATTCGGGCTGCTGGGCCACCTGGGCGAGATGGTGCAAGCCAGCCGCCGGGTGGATCCGCAGCTGACCGTGGCGCTGGAGGCCGCCGCCGTCCCCGCCCTGGAGGGGGCCCTGGAGTTGTTGGGACTGGGCTTCGCCAGCAGCCTCGCCCCCGCCAATGCCAGCGCCCTGGCCCTGCTGGAAGGCCCGATCCAATGGGTGGACTCCTGCGCGCCGGATGGGGTCAGTCGAAGAGCTCAGGAGGGCCTGCTGATTGATCCCCAGACCAGTGGCCCGTTGCTGGTGGCGCTTCCCGGTTCCCAGGCCCCCGAAGCGCTGCAAACCCTTCGCGGGGCCGGTTTCCCCCAGGCGGCCGTGATCGGGCGGGTCGCTGGGGCCTAA
- a CDS encoding SRPBCC family protein, whose translation MSLAATILIAPSADGSPAAQPLLRGSQGSYTTSIYVATTPEKAWKVLTNYEATATAMPDIKLAKLISRQGNKLEVAQTYQAPYTFGLRIKARLAITENPPRQMSYRLISGDRIRNLEGNWSLTPVKGGVLVKHQIKIDPDLPAVLRPLYFELSETNLKQSMNILRNLMERS comes from the coding sequence ATGAGCTTAGCGGCCACCATCCTGATCGCCCCCAGTGCTGACGGCTCCCCTGCTGCCCAACCGCTTCTGAGGGGAAGCCAAGGGTCATATACCACTTCGATCTACGTGGCCACCACACCTGAAAAGGCCTGGAAGGTGCTCACCAACTATGAAGCCACCGCAACCGCGATGCCGGACATCAAACTGGCCAAGCTGATCAGCCGCCAGGGCAATAAGTTAGAAGTCGCCCAGACGTATCAGGCCCCCTACACCTTCGGTTTGCGCATCAAGGCCCGGCTCGCGATCACTGAGAATCCGCCCCGCCAGATGAGCTATCGGCTGATCAGCGGTGATCGCATCCGCAACTTGGAGGGCAACTGGAGCCTCACACCCGTCAAAGGGGGCGTGCTGGTGAAGCACCAGATCAAGATCGATCCTGATCTCCCTGCGGTGTTGCGTCCACTTTATTTTGAACTCAGCGAAACCAACCTGAAACAATCAATGAATATCCTCCGCAACCTGATGGAGCGCAGCTGA
- the hisS gene encoding histidine--tRNA ligase has product MEKLQSLRGMVDLLPAATPLWQGVESTAREHFRRAGLAEIRTPVMEVTELFARGIGEATDVVGKEMYSFLDRGERRCTLRPEGTASVVRAALQHGLLSQGSQRLWYGGPMFRYERPQAGRQRQFHQIGVEYLGFDDPRSDAEVIALAWDLLADLGVQGLALELNSLGSGEDRARYRQELVAFLEARHDQLDPDSQARLATNPLRILDSKDAGTQALLADAPTLAAALSDKSRERFERVKESLAALVIPFQLNPRLVRGLDYYSHTAFEITSDQLGAQATVCGGGRYDGLIEQLGGAPTAAIGWALGMERLLVLLAQGDPAALPAAPAPDLYVVSRGERAEPLALVLARGLRQRGLAVELDLSGSAFAKQFKRADRSGARWAAVIGDGEAESGELLLKALREGSGDPAQELRLPLADLAGLQARLG; this is encoded by the coding sequence GTGGAGAAGCTGCAGAGCCTGCGGGGCATGGTGGACCTGCTGCCCGCCGCGACGCCCCTGTGGCAAGGGGTGGAGTCCACGGCCCGGGAGCATTTCCGCCGCGCCGGCCTCGCTGAGATCCGCACCCCCGTGATGGAGGTCACCGAGCTGTTCGCCCGCGGCATCGGCGAGGCCACCGATGTGGTGGGCAAGGAGATGTATTCCTTCCTCGATCGGGGTGAGCGCCGCTGCACCCTGCGGCCGGAGGGCACCGCCTCGGTGGTGCGCGCCGCTCTCCAGCACGGGCTGCTCAGCCAGGGCTCCCAGCGGCTCTGGTACGGCGGGCCGATGTTCCGCTATGAGCGGCCCCAGGCGGGGCGCCAGCGTCAGTTCCATCAGATCGGCGTGGAGTATCTGGGCTTTGACGACCCCCGCAGCGACGCCGAGGTCATCGCCCTGGCCTGGGATCTGCTGGCGGACCTGGGTGTGCAGGGCCTGGCCCTGGAGCTCAACTCCCTGGGCAGCGGTGAGGATCGCGCCCGCTACCGCCAGGAGCTGGTGGCCTTCCTGGAGGCCCGACACGATCAGCTTGACCCCGACTCCCAGGCCCGCCTGGCCACCAACCCCCTGCGCATTCTCGATTCCAAGGACGCCGGCACCCAGGCGCTGCTGGCGGATGCCCCCACCCTGGCGGCGGCGTTGAGCGACAAGAGCCGCGAGCGTTTCGAGCGGGTGAAGGAATCCCTGGCGGCCCTGGTGATCCCCTTCCAGCTCAACCCCCGGCTGGTGCGCGGCCTCGACTACTACAGCCACACCGCCTTCGAGATCACCAGTGATCAGCTGGGGGCCCAGGCCACCGTCTGCGGTGGCGGCCGCTACGACGGCCTGATCGAGCAGCTCGGGGGCGCACCTACCGCGGCGATCGGCTGGGCGTTGGGGATGGAGCGGCTGCTGGTGCTTCTGGCCCAGGGGGATCCAGCCGCACTGCCGGCGGCCCCTGCCCCGGACCTGTATGTGGTCAGCCGCGGGGAGCGGGCCGAGCCACTGGCGCTGGTTCTGGCCCGGGGGTTGCGTCAGCGGGGGCTGGCGGTGGAGCTGGATCTGAGCGGCTCCGCCTTCGCCAAGCAGTTCAAGCGCGCCGACCGCAGCGGCGCCCGCTGGGCAGCCGTGATCGGCGACGGGGAAGCGGAAAGCGGCGAGTTGCTGCTCAAGGCCCTGCGGGAGGGATCGGGCGATCCAGCCCAGGAGCTGCGCCTGCCCCTGGCAGACCTGGCTGGTCTGCAGGCGCGGCTGGGTTGA
- the galE gene encoding UDP-glucose 4-epimerase GalE, translating into MAQLLITGGAGFIGSHTAVVLLEAGHNLVVLDNFDNSSPEALRRVAEMVGPEAAGRLSWIEGDIRSSADLQRAFAAAPAPIEAVVHFAGLKAVGESVAKPLRYWDVNLSGSRCLVAAMAEHGCHTLVFSSSCTIYGVPEQMPINETAPIQPINPYGHTKAAVEQLLADVVASEAPELARWRIARLRYFNPVGAHPSGRIGEDPLGTPNNLFPFVSQVAVGRRERLTVYGRDWPTVDGTGVRDYIHVMDLAEGHKAALEVLLAEAPQLLSLNLGSGQGQSVLEVVRAFEAASGRSIPYEQVDRRAGDAAITVADPSLAEERLGWRTRRGLGEICRDGWAWQSANPSGYNTPGSNSSG; encoded by the coding sequence ATGGCCCAGCTCCTGATCACCGGCGGCGCCGGCTTCATCGGCAGCCACACGGCCGTGGTGCTGCTGGAGGCGGGCCACAACCTGGTGGTGCTCGACAACTTCGACAACAGTTCGCCGGAGGCGCTGCGGCGGGTAGCGGAGATGGTGGGGCCGGAGGCGGCGGGGCGGCTGAGCTGGATCGAGGGCGACATCCGCTCGAGCGCCGATCTGCAGCGGGCCTTTGCGGCCGCCCCCGCGCCGATCGAGGCGGTGGTGCACTTCGCTGGCCTCAAGGCGGTGGGGGAATCGGTGGCCAAACCACTGCGCTACTGGGACGTGAACCTCAGCGGCAGCCGCTGCCTGGTGGCGGCGATGGCCGAGCACGGCTGCCACACGCTCGTGTTCAGCAGCAGTTGCACGATCTACGGCGTCCCGGAGCAGATGCCGATCAACGAGACGGCCCCGATCCAGCCGATCAACCCCTACGGCCATACGAAGGCCGCCGTCGAGCAACTGCTGGCGGATGTGGTGGCCAGCGAAGCGCCGGAGCTGGCCCGCTGGCGCATCGCGCGCCTGCGGTACTTCAACCCCGTGGGCGCCCACCCCAGCGGCCGGATCGGCGAAGACCCCTTGGGAACACCCAATAACTTGTTTCCTTTCGTCAGCCAGGTGGCGGTGGGCCGGCGCGAACGCCTCACGGTCTATGGCCGCGACTGGCCCACGGTCGATGGCACCGGCGTGCGCGACTACATCCATGTGATGGACCTGGCCGAAGGCCACAAGGCCGCCCTGGAGGTGCTGCTGGCGGAAGCGCCCCAGCTGCTCTCCTTGAACCTGGGCAGCGGCCAGGGCCAATCGGTGCTGGAGGTGGTGCGGGCCTTCGAGGCCGCCAGCGGCCGATCGATTCCCTATGAGCAGGTGGATCGGCGCGCGGGTGACGCCGCGATCACCGTGGCCGACCCGTCGCTGGCGGAGGAGCGGCTGGGCTGGCGCACCCGCCGCGGCCTCGGGGAGATCTGCCGTGACGGCTGGGCCTGGCAAAGCGCCAACCCTTCTGGTTACAACACCCCCGGCTCTAACAGCTCCGGGTGA